The Benincasa hispida cultivar B227 chromosome 11, ASM972705v1, whole genome shotgun sequence genome has a segment encoding these proteins:
- the LOC120089719 gene encoding photosystem I reaction center subunit V, chloroplastic, protein MATAASSSAIFAAPTFSAAATRQQPTPTAVSFQGLRALPSVKSSRPGVAIKSRRSVVVKAELNPSLVISLSTGLSLFLGRFVFFNFQRENVSKQVPEQNGLTHFEAGDVRAKEYVSLLKSNDPVGFNIVDVLAWGSIGHIVAYYILATSSNGYDPKFF, encoded by the coding sequence ATGGCCACCGCCGCCTCTTCCTCCGCCATCTTTGCCGCCCCTACCTTCTCGGCCGCCGCCACGAGGCAGCAGCCAACCCCCACCGCCGTATCGTTCCAAGGCCTCCGCGCACTCCCAAGCGTGAAATCAAGCCGCCCGGGAGTCGCGATCAAGAGCCGGAGATCGGTGGTGGTGAAGGCGGAGTTGAACCCATCTCTAGTGATAAGCCTAAGCACAGGGCTGTCCTTGTTCTTAGGGAGGTTCGTTTTCTTCAATTTCCAAAGGGAGAATGTAAGCAAGCAAGTGCCAGAGCAAAATGGGTTGACCCATTTTGAAGCTGGTGATGTGAGGGCTAAAGAATATGTTAGTCTCTTGAAATCTAATGATCCTGTTGGGTTTAATATTGTTGATGTTCTTGCATGGGGTTCTATTGGCCATATTGTTGCTTACTATATTTTGGCTACTTCTAGCAATGGCTATGATCCTAAGTTCTTCTAA